In Terriglobales bacterium, the DNA window TCTTCCAGTTCCACGATGTAGGGGAACAGGATGCGCTCCTCCTTCATCATGTGCAGGGTCAGCTCCTGGCTCAGGCCTCCGAAGACGCGGCGGATCTCGAGCAGCTCCGGATGGTTCTGGCCGTGGACCTTGCACACCTTCTCCAGCAGGGGCTCGAGCCTCGCCAGTTCCTCGCGCGTGAACTTGTGATGGGTGGCGATGATGTGCTCGATCAGCGCGGCCAACGAGGCCGTCTGCCAGTCGGTGGTGGCCGCGCTGGGCCGGCGCTCCGCCTCCGCCCGCTCCAGGCTCTCGAGGACCTGGTCCACGGAAAGCTTGGCGGCGCTGCAGGCCTCGGCCAGGGACTTCTGGCCGCCACAGCAGTAGTCGATACCCAGCGCTTCGAAGACGCGGGTGGCGGCGGGATGCTCGACCGCCAGCTCGCGCACAGTCTTGGTCGCACTCATGCTCATGGATTTCTTCTCCTTGTCGCTTGTGTGGGATCTCTGGTCAGAGACTTCAGCGCTGCCCGCCAC includes these proteins:
- the ric gene encoding iron-sulfur cluster repair di-iron protein, encoding MSMSATKTVRELAVEHPAATRVFEALGIDYCCGGQKSLAEACSAAKLSVDQVLESLERAEAERRPSAATTDWQTASLAALIEHIIATHHKFTREELARLEPLLEKVCKVHGQNHPELLEIRRVFGGLSQELTLHMMKEERILFPYIVELEEAVEHHQAPPMSPFGTVQNPIHMMMAEHDSAGEALRQFRSLTSGYAPPADACVSYQTLYRALAEFETDLHQHIHLENNILFPRAVSME